ctaggccgatcggaaggttcgcgatgttgcttacatggttggggagaaggtactactcaaagtttcacccatgaagggtgttatgaggttcaagaagaaggacaagtttagccctcagtatattgggccttttgatgtgattcagaggattggagagatggcttacaaGCTTACCTTGCTGCTTAGTTTGtcgagtgttcatctagtgtttcatttttctatactccggaagtatgttggcgatccgtctcatattttggacttcaacacgaTTTAGTTGGAtgatgatttgacttatgatgtggagctggtggccattttggatcggcaggttcgaaagttgatatcaaagaacatagctttagtgaaggtgcagtagagaggtcagtcagtcgaggaggctacttgggagaccgggcgggagatgcggagcagatatccatacctatttgagactccaggtatgattctcgacccgttcgaggatgaatgtttgtttaaaagTGGGGGGGATGTAActatccggccggtcgttttgagtgttatagccctgttcccccatttacaaCTTATTCTTTGCTCAatttttgttatgtgacttgccggggtagttggtttggttccgaggatgtttcggaatgagttgagacacttagtcttaaggttggaagcttaagttaaaaaggttgaccagatgttgactaatgtgtaaatggattcgtaatggagttttgatggtttcgatagctccattgggttattttggacataagaatgtgcccagatagtgatttggaggtccgtagttgattttggcttgaaatggcggaagttggaaacttagaagttttggaaattcagaagtttgatcgagagttcactttgtggttaccgggctcagattttggttccgaTAGGTTGGAAGCGGAGATgattggagctgctaaaggactatgatattaccattctgtatcatcccaggaaggctaatgtggtggccgatgccttgagtagaaaggcggcgAGTAtgagtagccttgcatttattcctattggtgagagaccgcttgcagctaatgttcaggccttggccaacaagttcgtgagattagatatttaagagcctagtcgggttctagcttatgtggtttctcggttTTCCTTAAAttatcgcatcagagagcgccaatatgatgatctctatttgcttgtccttaaggacatggttcagcacggtgatgccaaggatgttacaATTGGGGATGATGGAGTGTTGAGGATGCGGGGTCAGATTTGTGTCCCCAATGTGGATGgtctacgtgagttgattcttaaggaggcccacagttcgcggtattcaattcatccgggtgccgcaaagatgtatcaggacttgaggcagcactattagtggaggaggaagaagaaaggcataatggggtttgtagctcggtgcctaaattatcagcaggtgaagtatgagcattagataCTGGGCGGATTGCTTCAAAGGCTtaagattccggagtggaagtaggagcgtatcaccatAGATTTAGTagttggggtgcgattcatgtttttaggctgtttgatgtgatttgaggccttgactaagttcatatgatatattaggaCTGATTGGTATGttcggttgaggtcccgggggcctcaggtggatttcggatggttaacagaacGAAATGGGACTTTGAAGATTGCTGAAGCCTGCTGGTCTGCTGGTGTTGTGtgttctagtttccttctatgcgatcacaTGGATAGGTCCGCGATTGCGAAGGCTTAtttgggcagctgaggatttagTGCTATGCGTTCACGATTTTTGGTCTACGATCGCGTAAGCGGGAGGAAGCACTGAATtgcgaacgcgtgggctaagCCGCGTTCACGAATAGGAAATGAGGCAGGAGTTGGTCACGCactttgttcttcacgatcgcgtgaagagggtcgCAATCGCGTAGGTTTGAGGGtcagtgcatcgcgttcgcgtagagctttttgcgttcgcgtagagttaattctGGGGCAACttagttttgtgcttcgcgatcgcgattgaggACTTCTGGACAGAATATTAAatctcaaaaatgagggtttgcatttatttcacaatttgatttttgggagctcggattgaggcgattcttagaGAGAatttcaagggagtgattggggtaagtgattctaacttggttttggttaaattacatgaatatatccatgatttcatcatttaattagtgttttggattgcaaaattgggggaaaatggagaaaacttcttagcccgaattttgaggatttgagcgggattttggtgtcggatttgagtaattttggtatggttggaatcgtggttgaatgggtgctcgaattttgtaaatttcgtcggatttcgagatgtgggctcagggttgacttttgagttgactttttgtattttgattacgaacttagcattttcatatggaattgattcctatagcttgagttgattgtatcaaattttttgtggctagattcgaggcattcagagcaagggcttgttggagtaaatatttgcacggtttgaggtaagtaacacttctaaatatggttatgagggtataaatccctgaaattatgtgctatgtgattggtgttgaggtaacgcgcgtgctagatgacgggcgtgtgggcgtataCCTTAGTAATTGTTATTCAGtggattccatggaactgtgtagttatctTATCTAAATATTATTACTGTACGCAATGTGTTAAAGCACTTGAGCtatgatttatgttagaaatcacgtttaggctatgtgctggtactattgggacccacagtggtcgttctttactattgagttattttcttaattgcagttatgtacttagTTGCATTCATCATTGTATATCTTATCTTAATCTCTGTTATCATACATTGTCACATCATGTATCATGTATTTGGGCTACTTAGCATGAGTGttatgagcccgagagattgaagggattaatgactgagtgaggctggtggcctgtttgtgagtgatattgatgggatcgtgctgcacgccgcaacgggcattattgactcatgatgggatcggtctgcacgccgcattaggtattattgatttatgatgggatcgggttgcgcgccgcagcagGATTTATTActgcttgggctggatctgccccttcAGGAGGGGGAAgaacacccacagtgagcgcagtttctattgattcatgataggatcgggttgtacgtcgcaacgggtactgtacagtgctgagtgattgagtgtgatgagtgagaattgagacagtcaggttgagtacttagagagtgtgagtacgcgagGCTTCCAtcgtgttgcatcacatacgatatgcatattggcatgtagatatatagatgtcatattcctcatatcatagagacttgacatattttatttgttttgagTTTAACTATTAAACCTGAAAGTATGTCTATTTTCTTGTACTGTACCTGCAAATTATGAGTTTCTCTAAGATACTATTGTCATATGTTATGTAAATTTCCCTATAGTTTAATTCTGTATTTGGACCGTATTGTTCGGACTCGTCACTGTGTTCAAtccaaaggttagacttgttacttattaagttggttgtactcacgctacaccctgcactccgtgtgcagattcaggtgtttcCGGGCACGCTTGTTGTTGATCTTGGAACTTCAGCCTTTCGGAGATgttcgaggtagctgccttggcgtctgcagaccttgactctcctcccctatccctTAGTTTTGCTTATTCTTCTCTACTTTCTTTGACAGTGTAtcagactatgttattgtatagatgttcatgtactcagtgatacccgcATTTTGGAAAAATTCGGTATTGAGTTGTGGTATTTTCATCtagttttatgagatttttacttaCACTACTAAAAACCTGCCAAAAAACGTCCAGAAcaccgaccgaaatcgatcggaaTCCAAAAAAAATCAACTGATTTTCGACCATTTACAATTGGTCGATAAGATAATAGTCGCAAACGGGGAGCGAACGAAGTCGGTCGGTAACTGTTAACGCAGTTTGACCAAATGTGTGACACAAATTAATTTTACCGAccgattaaaaatatttttttaattatttttaaattaacgACCAAATTCGGTCGaaaatttaattattcattttttaaaaaataattaaatttgacCTAATTCGGTTGGAAATTTAATTATTCATTTGTTTTAAAATTATTCATTTTCGACCGAAATCGATCGGTattgttaaaatataaaattatacatttttatttaaaattgttaattccgaccgaaatcggtcggtattatttaaataattaatatttaaaatcataaatttcgACCGAATTCGATCGGTAATTTTGATTTTCTAGGAATTAATATGAACATTtctgaccgaagtcggtcggttttctGGGTATTTGTTTACCGAAAAATAGCTGTTTTATAGCTGCACCACATGCCAACAACCAATCACTTATATTGGCAGCATTACATTACTgccaagaacaacaacaacaacaacaacaacaacaacaataataactatCAAAACTATATTAACAAAATATTATCTCCATCTCCATCTCCACTAAACTATATTAACAAAACATCATACCCAACAACAAAATATTTTACAAGTTAAAAATTCAAACatcattcaatgagtgttttgtacTACATCATCTTCATCTCCACTACTATAGCATTCATTatcggcatggttcgaaggattACCATATGGGTAAGGCTGACGAGACCGGAGAATcgggaaagcaccactagcaagaagattggctaACTGACCTTGAAGGATATTAAATTATTGAtccctcttttctagctgaacttTAAGAGTATCTAATTGTCTCAGCAGATCCTCCCATAAATacggtagaacccatgaaggcttcttgctCTTCTTTCGGGCAGAGCAGAAGGAATCAGATAGTCTCTTACGGTATTTGAACACAAAATTTGCACAAATTTTACTATTATGCCGGTTCTCCCAGGTACACTTAATATACAAATGAAGTGTGTAACGTTAGatgaaaatattgttaatataatccttaaatagataagaattatattaaaaccttaaattggttaAAAATTTGATGCACGAGCTCCGATGGAAAGtcactccaagtcgcatagggtggatcatacaaccggccaagagcttcagtgattatctttgtagtccgatgattaggtatgaacctacaacataacaattacattaaataaataaGAGTAGCTATTAAATAAACAAGAGTAGCTAACCGCAATAGACAACTGAGTATTTTGAAAgttcttttaaaattcaattgtaagaagtaatttgaaagttcacCTGTATCCCTAAATATCACATGCTAAAAATTATAATAAGATTCTAAAGACCTCTAATATGAACTCTTCTAATATGAACAATCCCTAATTTATATCACCTCACAATTATATAACTAAATTTAATTAAACATTAACTAAACCCTAATTTatacaattaaaataattaaaattacttaaattaaaaaatatagatAACTAACCTTGAAATGCTATTAGCACCTAAGACATGCATCTAAGTCTTCCAAAATATAAAATTCCATAATTATACAAAATACCAATTCATAAAGAGGGGCTAGAGTATAAATATGAACAATCCTAAATGATAAATGATAACACATGAAATATTTCAAAAGTTCAATGACAAGATAACTCACAATTATacaacaaaatttaattaaatattaactaaatcctaatttatacaattaaaataattaaaattacttaaattGAAAAATGTATATAACTAACCTTGAAATGCTAGGATAGGGGGTTTGATTTTGGATGGAGGAGGGTGGCGGAACGCAGTGGTGCCGGCGGAACAATGGCGGAGGGTGGCAGAAGGCAGTGAGGCCGACGAAACAGTGGTGGGGGAGGGGAGGGAGACTTCTAGGTGCTTTATTTTTGGGTGAGGAGGGAGATAGGAGCTGATTTTTGGTGGGAATTTGTGGGAATCGCGATAGTGGGGAGGAGAAGAAGAGAGATGGGAGACAGATAGAGAAAAGAGGCGAAATGGAGAAAATCCCGTCTCAGCTAGATCTAAATTAAAAatttccgaccgacttcggtcggtaagtTTAAGTGGCCTTTGACCCGTTTGACCACGACCATTCTGAtcgaattcggtcggtaatttaatgttaaattaaaaaaaacaaattaatttaaataccgaccgaagtcggtctgTAATTTAATgttagatttaaaaaaaaaattatttaattatagatactatataatatatatttaattgtatatgtatgtatgtatgtatatatatatatcgaccaCAACCAGCCTGATTTagttctataagatgtagtgctaaATTAATATTCAAGTTTTAgcaacaacttaatataattagatacaacttagtatatatatatatatatatatatatatatatatatatatatatatatatatatatatatatatatatatatattatttatataaattatcaAAAATCGACAGACTTCGGTCGGTATTttcataaaattaatatttacacatatCCAACGATTATGTCAATTAAACTCGATAATTTACACTTACATACATATGACTAGCGTTGATGATTTATTCTCAACTATTCATACTTGAATGCTTGATCGGTgactaaataagaaaataaatcttGGAGTTTATGTGACTAGATGCTCCGGTATAATGAGTAACTAGATGCTCCAAGATGTGTACAGTCGACACAGTCTTGAATAttttattctcgatcaccttattagtactttgatcggatacttcattggtggatcaattgaaaattcaatATTAAGTTATATCCAACTTAATATAAATTATATCCAATATTAAGTTGTATCCAATTATATTAAGTTCTATCCAATTGTATTAAGTTGTTGCCAAAACTTAAAtattaatatagcactacatcttataaAACTATATACTTTGTTTTAAAATATGTTATAGTAAGATTTAACCGAATATAATTGAATTTCCAATTGATCCACTGATGAACTAtccgagcaaagtactaataaggtgattgagaataaaacattcaaaagattatgtgtatgtgtgtgtgtgtgtatatatatatatatatatatatatatatatatatatatatattcggtcggtatatttgaaaaaagtttaattaaatattattttagaagatAATATGCAAGTATGATCAGGTCTTGGTCAAAGATTGACTAATttccgatcgaaatcggtcgaaaattttatatatttgttgTGGGACCACTATTTCCGTTGTCAGAATTATTTTCtttgacttttgcgaccaatttacttatttttcgaccgattttggtcggttttttttccGACCGATGTCGGTCGGTATTCTTTGGACGGTTTTTGCCTGTTTTCTAGTAGTGTTACTTAAACCTCTTtcgttatattttgaaatttaaaaatgttGGTATGTATGAATTGTTGGCTTGCtcagtatcatgataggcgccatcacgatatgctgagttttgggtcgtgacaccaaaaaCACCGTCATTTTAATTAGTGTCCCTTCTTGGGAGAGAATTGTCTTCCGCTAATAGAGCAGATTTTCTTTTTGGGAAAGATACAACCTTGATCTCACTTGTTAACAACCTTAAATTTTATTCTCGTAATAATTCAACTGATCACAttcattaaaaaagaaaaaaaaaaactaatcacATTTAGccttcatcatttaattagaaTGTACATTTATGGTCCTTCAGTTGATAATTTTTCATGATTTAATATATGTCCAACTCAAATAAGGAGTATAAGTGCACAAATAAATTTAATCTTAACAGAAAAGATGAGGGGTCACATCAACGCTCAAAGCACCAAAATAATTGAGACCTTTACTTAGTAGGAAATCACAAAATATCAAAATCATCACTAAAGAAAAGACACATCTAGAAGGATACCCTTCAATAGATTATGAGCAGAAACTTCACaagcaaaaaataataataataaaaaaaaaaaaaaaaaatcacaagcAACTTTTTACTAAATAATTAATGGTGGAATGAATTTTCGTTGATGTACAACTTGTCATTACCGAAAGCAACTCCcaaatctttattttttctttttttcttttcagcaCTACAATAAGGAATTGAGCTTGGTCAGAATTCCAACCAAAGAATAGGGCCACTAGGCCTTTTCCATACAAACCGCAGCGACAACAACTCCCTAATTCTCAGTGATCTTATATATAACATCCAAAACTTTGTCTCTTTAACATTCATTCAGTGAAACATAAAAACCTCCCACACTTGTTTTCAACTTCtgtataataattaattatgactagccAAAGATTTGCTCGTCCAATTTTTGACAATCCTTTTCTCAAGATTCAAGAATTACCAGGTGACACAGTAAAACGTAACTCTGAATCCCTTAAGCAAGCCAATTCTGATCCTAGAGGCACATCTCTAGTCATTTCCAGGGACGTGACCCTTGACACCAACAAAAAAACTTGGCTTCGACTTTACGTCCCACGACGAGTAACAAAAGCCTCTGCTCCTAAGAAATTGCCTCTCATAGTCTACTATCACGGCGGAGGCTTTGTTTATTTCCATGCCAATACTTTTATCTTCGATGTATTTTGTCAAGCACTTTCTGAAAGAGTTAATGCTATGGTTATTTCACTCGAATATCGTCTCGCCCCTGAACACCGCCTTCCTGCAGCTTACGAAGATGCCATGGATGGATTACATTGGATTAAGTCCACTAAGGATGAATGGGTCAGTAATTACGCTGATTTGAGTCATGTCTATCTTTATGGAACCAGCGCCGGAGGCAATTTGGCATATCATGCAGGTATATTTGACTAACCTCTATCTCAGTGTGAAAGctaataatgtatttttcaagatATTATTAGACTATTTTGATCCAATAGTTTGATAGGTCATTTCGAGTTCTAGGTCAATTCAACAAACTGAACATAACTCATTATCCTGTTTAAACTTGAGATAAAAGGACGATTACGTGCTGAAAAATGGATTGATTTTGTAACCTCTTTATACAGGATTACGTGCGGCTGCTGCAGCTAAAGAACTAGAGCCCTTGAGAATCAAAGGATTGATTTTGCATCATCCATATTTCAGTGGGAAAAACAGGACAGAATCAGAGGAGAAGCTAAAAGATGATCAGCTTTTGCCGCTCCATGCAATTGACAAGATGTTCGACTTGTGTTTGCCAAAAGGGGTGGATCATGATCATGAATATTGCAATCCATGTGCAGATGGAGGGTCAAAGCATTTAGAAGATATGAAGGAATTAGGTTGGAAGGTTTTGGTAAGTGGTGTATGTGAAGATCCTCTGGTTGATGCTGCACGTAACTGTGTCAAGTTGTTGGAAGAGAAAGGTATAAAAGTTTACAAGTTCTTTAGAGATGGTTACCATGCTATGGAAGTGTTCGATCAATCAATGGCAGCAGCTTTATATGATGCCACCAGGGATTTCTTAAATgctagtaaaaattaaaaatatgctAGTACTTATTAATATCTATGTCGTGTTTGTTTCATTTCATTCTCATGCAGGTAAAGTTTCGTTTTGTGCAAATAAGAGAGGAGCAGGGTACTCTATAGTTTATGAGATTACTTTAATTGTTCTGTTTTTCTATGAAAATAAGTTTCtctgttttttattttctttttggagAGGGCAGGGGAGAAGCAAAAACTTCCATAGCTCAACCCAAAAATCATGAGATCCATAAGTATGCGTTTTGGAGTACAATATTTACAGTTGTACTTGAAACAAATATTACTCCTATTTGAGTTTGTGGAAAAAAGGTTTGGCGCAGTAGAAATTATGTTTGCATTGAACTTCACTTGACAAAAGGAGTCTGgaatttaaaattttgtgagAGAGAATTGAAGATTGAAAAGTTATGCATACACATTCAAAAATATATTATTAGTATTCAATATAATAATTTTGCTTGaagttcaaaaaatatttctgttAAAACTCAAAGTTTCACGACTAAACTAGTCTTGGTAATAACTATTTCATCTTTTCAAATAAGTACCGGAACAATTCATCATGGCTAAACGGGTCCTATGATATTTCAATGTTTTAATGAGATTTTGTTTTCTATCGAATTAATGAGATATTAATTTTGTGGTACCAACCTATGATAtttctgttacaccctatattttcgtacgtaaaaaaatgcatcgtaagcaaactaatgtaggaccaaaaataagataatatttaaaagtatataaagtaagttaatcatgttacctctgaggttacaaatattgaagatcatgaacaacaagtacaaagagggttggacagttcagaagctaaagcaattaaataaaataatgtttcgtcgaaagtcgacaagttgggaatgttataacatgtacctttggggtgagactagggtgattaacatgataaggagattatgttatgatttatattagtcgtatgacatccgtgtgttatgttttgaagtcaagcgagttgtggaacaaaagtcgatgaaagtcatcacaagttacattcataagttttactgaaactttgggtcaaatgtaactgcaattttctcccaatatacttagagttatggggtgttccacccataaaattaaagatctatgagtctatttttcaacgcat
This sequence is a window from Nicotiana tomentosiformis chromosome 5, ASM39032v3, whole genome shotgun sequence. Protein-coding genes within it:
- the LOC104110570 gene encoding probable carboxylesterase 120 — encoded protein: MTSQRFARPIFDNPFLKIQELPGDTVKRNSESLKQANSDPRGTSLVISRDVTLDTNKKTWLRLYVPRRVTKASAPKKLPLIVYYHGGGFVYFHANTFIFDVFCQALSERVNAMVISLEYRLAPEHRLPAAYEDAMDGLHWIKSTKDEWVSNYADLSHVYLYGTSAGGNLAYHAGLRAAAAAKELEPLRIKGLILHHPYFSGKNRTESEEKLKDDQLLPLHAIDKMFDLCLPKGVDHDHEYCNPCADGGSKHLEDMKELGWKVLVSGVCEDPLVDAARNCVKLLEEKGIKVYKFFRDGYHAMEVFDQSMAAALYDATRDFLNASKN